The Polaromonas sp. JS666 genome has a segment encoding these proteins:
- a CDS encoding FAD-dependent oxidoreductase, translating into MRKEDGQGPVIDEPARQLPVRHEVDVLVVGGGSAGIAAATAAARLGASVLLVERNGYLGGTLSMVTLGSICGLYTVTDDEVFPIVRGFAAELIERLRQLGGAKEPLRWLKTASLPYDPSAIKIVADEMVLEAGVQLAFHCLAVDVHKKGNQICGVTFEGRDGRWACLADVVIDCTGDGDIASMAGASFEHDPEIIQAPTTMFRFGGVDVDRARQLTRDELRTHLESAAATGLALPRTTGGAFSTQPGSMHMNITRVLKGDRAPDPLNTAELTDAEVGGRRQLKTYLKAFREFVPGYESCYIADIGAQIGIRESRRIRGDYWLTLDDVLSEGRFSDAVACSAWPVEEHGAGRATRWVFLAPGTYYQLPFRMMLPIGLERLLVAGRCSSASHDAHASMRVAAVCMALGEAAGVAAAQASASGKALRELDMPALRRQLIYQGAYLGAEMDKNHSHSL; encoded by the coding sequence GTGAGAAAAGAAGACGGACAAGGTCCGGTTATTGATGAGCCGGCGCGCCAGCTTCCGGTGCGGCACGAGGTGGATGTGTTAGTCGTCGGCGGTGGATCGGCCGGGATTGCTGCGGCCACTGCGGCCGCTAGATTGGGAGCCAGCGTGCTCCTGGTCGAGCGCAATGGTTATCTTGGCGGCACGCTTTCCATGGTGACGCTGGGGAGCATCTGTGGTCTATACACGGTGACCGACGACGAAGTTTTCCCGATTGTGCGCGGATTTGCAGCAGAGCTTATCGAGCGCCTCCGGCAGCTTGGAGGAGCCAAAGAGCCGTTGCGCTGGCTTAAGACAGCTTCTTTGCCATACGACCCGTCTGCGATCAAGATTGTTGCAGATGAGATGGTTCTGGAAGCTGGCGTTCAGCTTGCATTTCACTGTCTCGCGGTCGACGTTCATAAGAAAGGCAATCAGATCTGTGGCGTCACATTTGAGGGGCGCGACGGGCGCTGGGCCTGTCTTGCCGATGTCGTCATCGACTGCACTGGCGATGGTGACATTGCCTCCATGGCCGGAGCGTCCTTCGAGCACGACCCGGAGATCATTCAGGCGCCGACGACCATGTTCCGGTTCGGTGGAGTTGATGTCGATCGGGCGCGCCAATTGACTCGTGACGAGTTAAGAACGCATCTTGAAAGTGCGGCCGCCACGGGTTTGGCTTTGCCTCGGACTACCGGAGGGGCGTTTAGCACCCAACCTGGTTCCATGCACATGAACATCACACGCGTTCTCAAGGGAGATCGGGCGCCTGATCCTTTGAACACTGCCGAGCTTACAGACGCCGAAGTGGGTGGGAGGCGGCAACTTAAAACCTACCTCAAGGCGTTTCGCGAGTTCGTACCCGGATACGAATCCTGCTACATCGCAGATATAGGTGCACAAATCGGCATCAGGGAAAGCCGTCGAATTCGCGGCGACTACTGGCTGACGCTGGACGATGTATTAAGCGAGGGACGGTTTTCCGATGCCGTCGCTTGCAGTGCGTGGCCCGTCGAAGAACATGGTGCCGGACGCGCGACCCGGTGGGTGTTCCTGGCTCCTGGCACCTACTACCAACTACCTTTTCGAATGATGTTGCCGATCGGGTTGGAGCGTTTGCTCGTGGCTGGGCGTTGCTCATCCGCTTCCCATGACGCGCACGCATCAATGCGGGTTGCCGCTGTGTGCATGGCGCTCGGGGAAGCTGCTGGAGTGGCAGCGGCGCAGGCAAGCGCTTCAGGGAAGGCGTTACGCGAACTCGACATGCCGGCGCTCAGGCGCCAGTTGATTTATCAAGGCGCATACCTGGGCGCCGAGATGGACAAAAACCATTCACACAGCCTTTAA
- a CDS encoding dihydroxy-acid dehydratase: MSTMMKKYRSNFEPGTTRWALRKAQWRALGISDEDMEKPKIAIINSSSELSICFSHLDEVAAIVKQSIRDAGGLPFEIKTTAPSDFITGAGRGGRYLMPSRDLLVNDIEVAVEGALLDGMVCLSSCDKTAPAHMMAAARLDIPTILVIGGYQACGKVAGNKVDIEDVFESVGELAAKKISIKDISDMCDVAVQGPGVCAGMGTANTMHIMAEAIGMTLPGSAPVAARSDRMKQLASEAGHRIVDLVNKNIRPKQIMTPLAFENAISVGLAVSGSINMLRHLQGVAAEGEIDVDVYRLLDEIGRRVPLLCAIKPNGSGRIEDLEAAGGALAVMKRLEPVLNGDVMTVTGRTLKENLTHARVLDGKIIATLEQPLNPGPSVIMLRGSLAPEGAIMKLGIGGKAATFRGRCRVFENQEEAMAALSAGEITGGQVIVLRGLGARGGPGVASASWFVAAVNGTRLGEEIAVITDGQLSGLNRGFTIGQVMPEAADGGPIALVRDGDEVFIDVTGRKVELNIDAGELAARRAALAPFVPAERRGWLRIYQHMVQPLSKGGTLKPNL, encoded by the coding sequence ATGTCAACCATGATGAAAAAATATCGCTCAAATTTTGAGCCCGGAACAACACGCTGGGCACTCCGAAAGGCGCAATGGCGCGCGCTGGGAATTTCCGACGAGGACATGGAAAAGCCGAAGATTGCCATCATTAATTCGTCGTCCGAGCTGTCTATCTGCTTCAGCCATCTCGACGAGGTGGCGGCCATCGTAAAGCAGAGCATCCGTGATGCAGGCGGCCTGCCATTTGAAATTAAAACGACGGCCCCCAGCGATTTCATTACTGGAGCAGGTCGAGGCGGTCGTTACCTGATGCCATCACGCGATCTGCTGGTGAACGACATCGAGGTGGCCGTGGAGGGCGCACTTCTTGATGGCATGGTGTGCCTGAGTAGCTGTGACAAGACTGCTCCGGCCCACATGATGGCGGCCGCAAGACTTGATATTCCTACCATCCTTGTGATTGGCGGCTACCAGGCGTGCGGCAAGGTCGCCGGCAATAAAGTTGACATTGAAGACGTTTTTGAATCAGTCGGCGAGTTGGCTGCCAAAAAAATATCAATCAAAGACATCAGCGACATGTGCGACGTCGCCGTGCAGGGGCCCGGTGTTTGCGCCGGCATGGGTACGGCCAATACCATGCATATCATGGCCGAGGCAATCGGCATGACTCTTCCTGGTAGTGCACCAGTGGCGGCCCGAAGCGATCGGATGAAGCAACTTGCGAGCGAAGCCGGCCATCGCATTGTCGATTTGGTGAATAAGAACATTCGTCCCAAGCAAATCATGACGCCTCTGGCATTCGAAAATGCCATTTCGGTTGGACTGGCTGTCTCCGGCTCGATCAATATGCTGCGCCATCTTCAGGGTGTCGCCGCAGAAGGAGAAATCGACGTCGATGTCTACCGCCTGCTGGATGAGATTGGTAGAAGAGTTCCTCTCTTATGCGCAATAAAACCAAACGGCTCTGGACGAATCGAGGATCTTGAAGCGGCGGGCGGCGCTCTGGCTGTCATGAAGCGGCTTGAGCCTGTTCTCAACGGTGATGTCATGACGGTCACCGGTAGGACGCTCAAGGAAAACTTGACACATGCACGAGTGCTTGACGGCAAGATCATCGCTACCTTGGAGCAGCCGCTCAATCCTGGGCCGTCGGTGATCATGCTGAGGGGATCACTCGCTCCAGAGGGCGCCATCATGAAGCTCGGTATCGGCGGCAAGGCGGCCACCTTTCGAGGCCGGTGCCGCGTGTTTGAGAACCAGGAAGAGGCTATGGCTGCGTTATCCGCCGGCGAAATCACCGGCGGGCAAGTCATTGTCCTCCGCGGATTAGGAGCCAGAGGTGGTCCCGGCGTGGCATCGGCCTCTTGGTTTGTTGCGGCCGTCAACGGAACCCGTCTTGGCGAGGAGATCGCAGTGATCACCGACGGTCAGCTCTCCGGACTGAACAGGGGTTTTACGATCGGTCAGGTGATGCCGGAAGCCGCTGACGGCGGGCCGATTGCGCTGGTGCGCGATGGAGATGAAGTTTTTATCGACGTAACCGGACGCAAGGTCGAGCTGAATATCGATGCAGGTGAACTTGCTGCACGCCGCGCTGCCCTCGCACCATTTGTGCCGGCGGAGCGCCGGGGATGGCTACGCATCTATCAGCACATGGTTCAGCCCCTTTCCAAGGGGGGGACTTTAAAGCCGAACCTCTAG
- a CDS encoding Bug family tripartite tricarboxylate transporter substrate binding protein, with amino-acid sequence MNVLMRLLGLGLSALALTTMTSNVLAQSYPAKPIRFVVPYPPGGASDVTARIIGQKLSEAWGQPVIVDNRAGANGNIAAEQVAKAPADGYTMLMGNVGPNAISPSLYTNLAYDVASFAPVTLTTTVPIVLLVNPSLPVNNVKELIAYAKANPNKLNFASAGNGSSNHLTGELFKSIAGIDIVHVPYKGDGLALTDVMGGQVSMMFTTVVSAMPHIKSGKLRAVAVASAKRIAAMPNLPTVAESGVPGFDSSSWGGILFPAGTPKEIIAKMHDAVVAILAMPDVKARLSSLGAEVVGNTPDEFGSYIKSETVKWGKVIKTSGASVN; translated from the coding sequence ATGAATGTGCTTATGCGCCTGCTTGGCTTGGGGTTGTCTGCTCTGGCTTTGACCACAATGACGAGCAATGTTTTGGCCCAGAGTTATCCTGCTAAACCTATTCGTTTCGTTGTTCCCTATCCGCCCGGCGGCGCGTCTGACGTCACGGCGCGGATTATCGGACAGAAGCTTTCAGAAGCGTGGGGGCAACCGGTCATCGTCGATAACCGGGCGGGTGCAAATGGCAATATAGCTGCGGAGCAAGTTGCGAAAGCGCCAGCGGACGGCTATACGATGTTGATGGGCAATGTCGGACCCAATGCGATCAGCCCGAGCCTTTACACGAACCTTGCCTACGATGTGGCGAGCTTTGCACCTGTGACGCTGACCACTACCGTGCCTATCGTGTTGCTGGTGAACCCGTCTCTTCCTGTCAATAACGTTAAAGAACTGATTGCCTATGCAAAGGCGAATCCAAACAAGTTGAATTTTGCCTCTGCCGGCAATGGCTCGTCTAACCATCTGACTGGGGAGCTTTTCAAGAGCATTGCCGGAATCGACATTGTTCATGTTCCCTATAAAGGCGATGGTCTCGCGCTCACTGATGTGATGGGAGGACAGGTGTCGATGATGTTCACCACGGTTGTGTCGGCCATGCCTCATATCAAATCGGGCAAGCTGCGGGCTGTGGCCGTTGCTTCAGCAAAGCGGATAGCTGCAATGCCGAACTTGCCCACAGTTGCTGAGTCAGGTGTTCCAGGCTTCGATTCCAGCTCGTGGGGCGGGATCCTTTTTCCCGCGGGGACACCGAAGGAGATCATCGCAAAAATGCACGATGCAGTCGTGGCAATCCTGGCCATGCCCGATGTCAAGGCGCGTTTGAGTAGTTTGGGCGCCGAGGTTGTTGGCAATACGCCTGATGAATTTGGCAGCTATATCAAATCGGAAACGGTGAAGTGGGGCAAGGTAATCAAAACTTCGGGCGCAAGCGTCAATTAA
- a CDS encoding FadR/GntR family transcriptional regulator produces the protein MSNEKKQNSTPKPVVEPTLADRLTLVLAEQLRSGVYPVNARLPTERTMAEEFGVSRTVVREVISRLKSEGLVETRQGSGTAVLDPQSSAAFRLSSSENNPAEGVLRIIELRCGIEAQMAALAARRRTASEMAEIKHALKMIDRAVANGGDGVKEDLEFHMAISRATRNPHYTDLLGMLTRALKDAIRVTRSNEARRADFTAQVRAEHEAISAAILARDPEAARVAALRHMESTVARIELAEAGFWTGERRDTAQRLARTDLKTVLDAPQTMPIS, from the coding sequence ATGTCCAACGAGAAGAAACAGAACAGCACCCCGAAGCCGGTCGTCGAGCCGACGCTGGCAGACCGGCTCACCCTGGTCCTCGCCGAGCAGTTGCGCAGCGGCGTTTATCCGGTCAATGCCCGCTTGCCGACCGAAAGAACGATGGCCGAGGAATTTGGCGTCAGCCGGACTGTCGTTCGCGAGGTGATTTCCCGACTGAAATCCGAGGGGCTTGTCGAAACCCGTCAAGGCAGCGGAACGGCAGTACTGGACCCGCAGTCCTCGGCAGCATTCCGGCTCTCTTCCTCCGAAAATAATCCGGCGGAAGGCGTGCTGCGCATCATTGAATTGCGCTGCGGAATCGAAGCTCAAATGGCCGCATTGGCCGCCAGGCGGCGTACCGCTTCCGAGATGGCGGAGATCAAGCACGCGCTGAAGATGATCGACCGGGCGGTGGCCAACGGCGGCGACGGCGTCAAGGAGGATCTTGAGTTTCATATGGCAATTTCCCGCGCGACCAGGAATCCCCATTACACGGATCTGCTGGGCATGCTCACCCGTGCGCTGAAGGATGCCATCCGGGTGACGCGCAGCAATGAGGCGCGCCGTGCGGATTTCACCGCGCAGGTGCGCGCCGAGCACGAGGCCATCAGCGCGGCAATCCTTGCGCGGGATCCCGAAGCCGCGCGCGTGGCTGCTCTGCGACACATGGAGAGTACCGTCGCCCGGATCGAACTCGCGGAGGCAGGCTTCTGGACCGGGGAAAGACGCGACACGGCTCAGCGCCTGGCACGCACTGATCTCAAGACCGTGCTGGACGCGCCACAGACGATGCCGATTTCGTGA